The following proteins are co-located in the Hydrogenophaga sp. RAC07 genome:
- a CDS encoding enoyl-CoA hydratase/isomerase family protein, translated as MTDQGQVRLQIEAGVASVLFDRPQARNAMTWAMYEQLAAINRELSTDRSVRVAVFRGAGGQAFVAGTDIEQFAAFQTGEDGVAYERQIEAGIELMCNLPMPTVAVVEGWCVGGGLAIATACDFRLATPGSKFGVPIAKTLGNCLSIQNVARLSAAFGQQRVKRMLMLADFIPAEESLACGFLHAVEAPEAIDQATTALVQRLVALAPVTQSVSKAALERLVTHDLAASEDLIRMAYGSDDFHEGVAAFVAKRPPIWSGQ; from the coding sequence ATGACCGACCAGGGCCAAGTGCGCCTGCAGATCGAGGCCGGCGTGGCCTCGGTGCTGTTTGACCGACCCCAGGCGCGCAACGCGATGACCTGGGCCATGTACGAACAGCTCGCGGCCATCAACCGCGAGTTGAGCACGGACCGCAGCGTGCGGGTGGCGGTGTTCCGCGGTGCCGGTGGGCAGGCCTTCGTGGCCGGCACCGACATCGAGCAGTTCGCGGCCTTCCAGACCGGCGAAGACGGCGTGGCCTACGAACGCCAGATCGAGGCAGGCATCGAATTGATGTGCAACCTGCCCATGCCCACCGTGGCCGTGGTCGAGGGCTGGTGCGTGGGTGGCGGCCTCGCCATTGCCACCGCATGCGATTTCCGCCTGGCCACGCCGGGCTCGAAGTTCGGCGTGCCGATCGCGAAGACGCTGGGCAATTGCCTGTCGATCCAGAACGTGGCGCGGCTGAGCGCGGCCTTCGGGCAGCAGCGCGTGAAGCGCATGCTGATGCTGGCCGACTTCATCCCCGCCGAGGAATCGCTGGCCTGCGGCTTCCTGCACGCCGTCGAGGCGCCCGAAGCCATCGACCAGGCCACCACTGCGCTCGTGCAGCGGCTGGTTGCGCTGGCCCCGGTGACGCAGAGCGTGAGCAAGGCTGCGCTGGAGCGGCTGGTGACACACGACCTGGCCGCTTCCGAAGACCTGATCCGCATGGCCTACGGCAGCGACGACTTCCACGAAGGCGTGGCCGCTTTCGTGGCCAAACGACCCCCCATCTGGAGTGGCCAGTGA
- a CDS encoding CaiB/BaiF CoA transferase family protein: MKPSTGPLAGLRVLEVTQIMSGPTCGLLLADMGADVIKIEKIPGGDDARGYRDPQVGGVSAPFMMMNRNKRGLALNLKSPKGRALLLKMAKSADVLVENFRGGTMDKLGLGYEALKAVNPGLIYCAITGYGRSGPYADKGGFDLIAQGFAGLMSITGEAGRPPAKSGSAVSDMNAGILAALGILAAYIHKLKTGEGQVVDTSLSDAALQQTYWHAAVWFATQRSPEPTGSAHILTAPYQAFEASDGWINIGGANQANWERICDVLGNPAWKGDERFATNRDRMAHLDVLVELMNAVVRTRTRGEWQAAFDAAGVPAGPVHTIGEALSHPQTLARGMVVEVEHPQAGATRAIGCPIHFSASPDRSSTPAPLLGQHTREVLREFDLPEAEIDALVAEGVVAEA, from the coding sequence GTGAAACCATCCACCGGTCCGCTCGCGGGCCTGCGCGTGCTCGAAGTCACCCAGATCATGTCGGGCCCCACCTGCGGCCTGCTGCTGGCCGACATGGGTGCCGACGTGATCAAGATTGAAAAGATTCCCGGCGGCGATGACGCGCGCGGCTACCGCGATCCGCAGGTGGGCGGCGTCTCGGCGCCTTTCATGATGATGAACCGCAACAAGCGCGGCCTGGCCCTCAACCTCAAGAGCCCCAAGGGCCGCGCACTGCTCTTGAAAATGGCGAAGAGCGCCGACGTGCTGGTGGAAAATTTTCGCGGCGGCACCATGGACAAACTGGGTTTGGGCTACGAGGCACTGAAGGCCGTGAACCCGGGCCTGATCTACTGCGCCATCACCGGCTACGGGCGCAGCGGGCCGTACGCCGACAAGGGCGGCTTCGACCTCATCGCGCAAGGCTTCGCGGGCCTGATGTCCATCACCGGCGAAGCGGGCCGCCCGCCGGCCAAGAGTGGCAGCGCGGTGTCGGACATGAACGCCGGCATCCTCGCGGCACTCGGCATCCTGGCCGCCTACATCCACAAGCTCAAGACCGGCGAAGGCCAGGTGGTGGACACGTCGCTGAGCGACGCGGCCCTGCAGCAGACCTACTGGCACGCGGCGGTGTGGTTCGCCACGCAGCGCTCACCCGAGCCCACCGGCTCGGCCCACATCCTCACCGCGCCCTACCAGGCGTTTGAAGCCAGCGACGGCTGGATCAACATCGGTGGCGCCAACCAGGCCAACTGGGAACGCATCTGCGACGTGCTGGGGAATCCCGCGTGGAAAGGCGACGAGCGCTTTGCCACCAACCGCGACCGCATGGCCCATCTGGATGTGTTGGTGGAGCTGATGAACGCCGTGGTTCGCACGCGCACACGCGGCGAATGGCAGGCCGCATTTGACGCAGCGGGTGTGCCGGCCGGGCCGGTGCACACCATCGGCGAAGCGCTGAGCCACCCGCAGACGCTGGCGCGCGGCATGGTCGTGGAGGTGGAGCATCCGCAAGCCGGGGCCACGCGGGCCATCGGCTGCCCCATCCATTTCTCGGCCTCGCCCGACCGCAGCAGCACACCCGCGCCGCTGCTGGGCCAGCACACGCGCGAGGTGCTGCGTGAATTCGATCTGCCGGAGGCGGAGATCGACGCCCTCGTGGCCGAAGGCGTGGTCGCAGAAGCCTGA